The following proteins come from a genomic window of Cervus canadensis isolate Bull #8, Minnesota chromosome 20, ASM1932006v1, whole genome shotgun sequence:
- the OGFRL1 gene encoding opioid growth factor receptor-like protein 1 isoform X2 produces MGNLLGGVSVREPTTVEDCDSTWQTDSEPELEEPGPGGGEGPGREPAQPPEPAEPQEPPDRAGGRPRADPAPEPDAEAAGAEQGTDSTEAPAKPKRSFYAARDLYKYRHQYPNFKDIRYQNDLSNLRFYKNKIPFKPDGVYIEEVLNKWKGDYEKLEHNHTYIQWLFPLREQGLNFYAKELTTYEIEEFKKTKEAIRRFLLAYKMMLEFFGIKLIDKTGNVARAVNWQERFQHLNESQHNYLRITRILKSLGELGYESFKSPLVKFILHEALVENTIPNIKQSALEYFVYTIRDRRERRKLLRFAQKHYTPSENFIWGPPRKAQPEGSKAQKPPSPPTAGQQGQTSMHKKPKESKNASSAAQGVSKAAEDKKVASKEAAEETDKPRAEPGSEAAQPGESEQDGAADDSSPRAEQTVTHPEEQKENASPPEKDEAADSRSQDGGSPGDAGAHDAAPLP; encoded by the exons ATGGGCAACCTGCTCGGCGGGGTCAGCGTGCGCGAGCCCACCACCGTGGAGGACTGCGACTCCACCTGGCAGACGGACTCGGAGCCCGAGCTCGAGGAGCCGGGGCCGGGCGGCGGCGAGGGCCCGGGGCGGGAGCCCGCGCAGCCCCCAGAGCCCGCGGAGCCCCAGGAGCCGCCGGACCGAGCCGGCGGCCGGCCCCGCGCCGACCCCGCGCCGGAACCGGACGCCGAAGCGGCGGGCGCAGAGCAG GGGACTGATTCCACTGAAGCACCTGCCAAGCCAAAGAGAAGTTTTTATGCTGCGAGGGATTTGTACAAATACCGACACCAGTACCCA AACTTCAAAGATATCCGATATCAAAATGACTTGAGCAATCTTCgtttttataagaataaaattccatttaagCCTGATG GTGTTTACATTGAAGAAGTTCTCAATAAGTGGAAAGGGGACTACGAGAAACTGGAACACAACCACACCTATATCCAATG GCTTTTCCCCCTGAGAGAACAAGGCTTGAACTTTTATGCTAAAGAACTAACTACCTATGAAATTGAG gaattcaagaaaacaaaggaagcaaTCAGAAGATTCCTCCTGGCTTATAAAATGATGTTAGAGTTTTTTGGAATAAAGCTGATAGATAAAACTGGAAATGTTGCCCGGGCTGTTAACTGGCAGGAGAGGTTTCAGCATCTGAATGA GTCTCAGCACAACTATTTGAGGATCACTCGTATTCTGAAAAGCCTTGGCGAGCTGGGATATGAAAGTTTTAAATCTCCTCTTGTGAAATTTATCCTTCATGAGGCTCTGGTGGAAAATACTATTCCCAATATTAAACAGAGCGCACTGGAGTATTTCGTGTACACAATTAGAGacagaagggagaggagaaagctCCTACGGTTTGCCCAGAAACATTACACGCCCTCGGAGAATTTTATCTGGGGACCCCCGAGGAAGGCACAGCCCGAGGGCAGCAAAGCCCAGAAGCCCCCCAGCCCGCCCACCGCTGGGCAGCAAGGCCAGACGTCTATGCACAAAAAACCCAAAGAGTCCAAAAACGCCTCCTCAGCCGCGCAGGGAGTCAGCAAAGCAGCCGAAGACAAAAAAGTGGCCTCTAAGGAGGCAGCCGAAGAGACGGACAAGCCCAGGGCGGAGCCAGGCAGCGAGGCCGCCCAGCCCGGAGAGTCAGAGCAGGACGGGGCTGCGGACGATTCCAGTCCTCGGGCAGAACAGACGGTTACTCACCCCGAGGAGCAAAAGGAGAACGCGTCTCCCCCTGAGAAGGATGAGGCGGCTGACAGCCGGAGCCAGGACGGTGGGAGTCCGGGCGATGCGGGTGCCCATGACGCCGCCCCGTTGCCGTGA
- the OGFRL1 gene encoding opioid growth factor receptor-like protein 1 isoform X1 — protein sequence MGNLLGGVSVREPTTVEDCDSTWQTDSEPELEEPGPGGGEGPGREPAQPPEPAEPQEPPDRAGGRPRADPAPEPDAEAAGAEQGTDSTEAPAKPKRSFYAARDLYKYRHQYPQNFKDIRYQNDLSNLRFYKNKIPFKPDGVYIEEVLNKWKGDYEKLEHNHTYIQWLFPLREQGLNFYAKELTTYEIEEFKKTKEAIRRFLLAYKMMLEFFGIKLIDKTGNVARAVNWQERFQHLNESQHNYLRITRILKSLGELGYESFKSPLVKFILHEALVENTIPNIKQSALEYFVYTIRDRRERRKLLRFAQKHYTPSENFIWGPPRKAQPEGSKAQKPPSPPTAGQQGQTSMHKKPKESKNASSAAQGVSKAAEDKKVASKEAAEETDKPRAEPGSEAAQPGESEQDGAADDSSPRAEQTVTHPEEQKENASPPEKDEAADSRSQDGGSPGDAGAHDAAPLP from the exons ATGGGCAACCTGCTCGGCGGGGTCAGCGTGCGCGAGCCCACCACCGTGGAGGACTGCGACTCCACCTGGCAGACGGACTCGGAGCCCGAGCTCGAGGAGCCGGGGCCGGGCGGCGGCGAGGGCCCGGGGCGGGAGCCCGCGCAGCCCCCAGAGCCCGCGGAGCCCCAGGAGCCGCCGGACCGAGCCGGCGGCCGGCCCCGCGCCGACCCCGCGCCGGAACCGGACGCCGAAGCGGCGGGCGCAGAGCAG GGGACTGATTCCACTGAAGCACCTGCCAAGCCAAAGAGAAGTTTTTATGCTGCGAGGGATTTGTACAAATACCGACACCAGTACCCA caGAACTTCAAAGATATCCGATATCAAAATGACTTGAGCAATCTTCgtttttataagaataaaattccatttaagCCTGATG GTGTTTACATTGAAGAAGTTCTCAATAAGTGGAAAGGGGACTACGAGAAACTGGAACACAACCACACCTATATCCAATG GCTTTTCCCCCTGAGAGAACAAGGCTTGAACTTTTATGCTAAAGAACTAACTACCTATGAAATTGAG gaattcaagaaaacaaaggaagcaaTCAGAAGATTCCTCCTGGCTTATAAAATGATGTTAGAGTTTTTTGGAATAAAGCTGATAGATAAAACTGGAAATGTTGCCCGGGCTGTTAACTGGCAGGAGAGGTTTCAGCATCTGAATGA GTCTCAGCACAACTATTTGAGGATCACTCGTATTCTGAAAAGCCTTGGCGAGCTGGGATATGAAAGTTTTAAATCTCCTCTTGTGAAATTTATCCTTCATGAGGCTCTGGTGGAAAATACTATTCCCAATATTAAACAGAGCGCACTGGAGTATTTCGTGTACACAATTAGAGacagaagggagaggagaaagctCCTACGGTTTGCCCAGAAACATTACACGCCCTCGGAGAATTTTATCTGGGGACCCCCGAGGAAGGCACAGCCCGAGGGCAGCAAAGCCCAGAAGCCCCCCAGCCCGCCCACCGCTGGGCAGCAAGGCCAGACGTCTATGCACAAAAAACCCAAAGAGTCCAAAAACGCCTCCTCAGCCGCGCAGGGAGTCAGCAAAGCAGCCGAAGACAAAAAAGTGGCCTCTAAGGAGGCAGCCGAAGAGACGGACAAGCCCAGGGCGGAGCCAGGCAGCGAGGCCGCCCAGCCCGGAGAGTCAGAGCAGGACGGGGCTGCGGACGATTCCAGTCCTCGGGCAGAACAGACGGTTACTCACCCCGAGGAGCAAAAGGAGAACGCGTCTCCCCCTGAGAAGGATGAGGCGGCTGACAGCCGGAGCCAGGACGGTGGGAGTCCGGGCGATGCGGGTGCCCATGACGCCGCCCCGTTGCCGTGA
- the OGFRL1 gene encoding opioid growth factor receptor-like protein 1 isoform X3 — MEALLTACQGTDSTEAPAKPKRSFYAARDLYKYRHQYPQNFKDIRYQNDLSNLRFYKNKIPFKPDGVYIEEVLNKWKGDYEKLEHNHTYIQWLFPLREQGLNFYAKELTTYEIEEFKKTKEAIRRFLLAYKMMLEFFGIKLIDKTGNVARAVNWQERFQHLNESQHNYLRITRILKSLGELGYESFKSPLVKFILHEALVENTIPNIKQSALEYFVYTIRDRRERRKLLRFAQKHYTPSENFIWGPPRKAQPEGSKAQKPPSPPTAGQQGQTSMHKKPKESKNASSAAQGVSKAAEDKKVASKEAAEETDKPRAEPGSEAAQPGESEQDGAADDSSPRAEQTVTHPEEQKENASPPEKDEAADSRSQDGGSPGDAGAHDAAPLP; from the exons ATGGAAGCACTCCTGACGGCCTGCCAG GGGACTGATTCCACTGAAGCACCTGCCAAGCCAAAGAGAAGTTTTTATGCTGCGAGGGATTTGTACAAATACCGACACCAGTACCCA caGAACTTCAAAGATATCCGATATCAAAATGACTTGAGCAATCTTCgtttttataagaataaaattccatttaagCCTGATG GTGTTTACATTGAAGAAGTTCTCAATAAGTGGAAAGGGGACTACGAGAAACTGGAACACAACCACACCTATATCCAATG GCTTTTCCCCCTGAGAGAACAAGGCTTGAACTTTTATGCTAAAGAACTAACTACCTATGAAATTGAG gaattcaagaaaacaaaggaagcaaTCAGAAGATTCCTCCTGGCTTATAAAATGATGTTAGAGTTTTTTGGAATAAAGCTGATAGATAAAACTGGAAATGTTGCCCGGGCTGTTAACTGGCAGGAGAGGTTTCAGCATCTGAATGA GTCTCAGCACAACTATTTGAGGATCACTCGTATTCTGAAAAGCCTTGGCGAGCTGGGATATGAAAGTTTTAAATCTCCTCTTGTGAAATTTATCCTTCATGAGGCTCTGGTGGAAAATACTATTCCCAATATTAAACAGAGCGCACTGGAGTATTTCGTGTACACAATTAGAGacagaagggagaggagaaagctCCTACGGTTTGCCCAGAAACATTACACGCCCTCGGAGAATTTTATCTGGGGACCCCCGAGGAAGGCACAGCCCGAGGGCAGCAAAGCCCAGAAGCCCCCCAGCCCGCCCACCGCTGGGCAGCAAGGCCAGACGTCTATGCACAAAAAACCCAAAGAGTCCAAAAACGCCTCCTCAGCCGCGCAGGGAGTCAGCAAAGCAGCCGAAGACAAAAAAGTGGCCTCTAAGGAGGCAGCCGAAGAGACGGACAAGCCCAGGGCGGAGCCAGGCAGCGAGGCCGCCCAGCCCGGAGAGTCAGAGCAGGACGGGGCTGCGGACGATTCCAGTCCTCGGGCAGAACAGACGGTTACTCACCCCGAGGAGCAAAAGGAGAACGCGTCTCCCCCTGAGAAGGATGAGGCGGCTGACAGCCGGAGCCAGGACGGTGGGAGTCCGGGCGATGCGGGTGCCCATGACGCCGCCCCGTTGCCGTGA
- the OGFRL1 gene encoding opioid growth factor receptor-like protein 1 isoform X4 — MEALLTACQGTDSTEAPAKPKRSFYAARDLYKYRHQYPNFKDIRYQNDLSNLRFYKNKIPFKPDGVYIEEVLNKWKGDYEKLEHNHTYIQWLFPLREQGLNFYAKELTTYEIEEFKKTKEAIRRFLLAYKMMLEFFGIKLIDKTGNVARAVNWQERFQHLNESQHNYLRITRILKSLGELGYESFKSPLVKFILHEALVENTIPNIKQSALEYFVYTIRDRRERRKLLRFAQKHYTPSENFIWGPPRKAQPEGSKAQKPPSPPTAGQQGQTSMHKKPKESKNASSAAQGVSKAAEDKKVASKEAAEETDKPRAEPGSEAAQPGESEQDGAADDSSPRAEQTVTHPEEQKENASPPEKDEAADSRSQDGGSPGDAGAHDAAPLP, encoded by the exons ATGGAAGCACTCCTGACGGCCTGCCAG GGGACTGATTCCACTGAAGCACCTGCCAAGCCAAAGAGAAGTTTTTATGCTGCGAGGGATTTGTACAAATACCGACACCAGTACCCA AACTTCAAAGATATCCGATATCAAAATGACTTGAGCAATCTTCgtttttataagaataaaattccatttaagCCTGATG GTGTTTACATTGAAGAAGTTCTCAATAAGTGGAAAGGGGACTACGAGAAACTGGAACACAACCACACCTATATCCAATG GCTTTTCCCCCTGAGAGAACAAGGCTTGAACTTTTATGCTAAAGAACTAACTACCTATGAAATTGAG gaattcaagaaaacaaaggaagcaaTCAGAAGATTCCTCCTGGCTTATAAAATGATGTTAGAGTTTTTTGGAATAAAGCTGATAGATAAAACTGGAAATGTTGCCCGGGCTGTTAACTGGCAGGAGAGGTTTCAGCATCTGAATGA GTCTCAGCACAACTATTTGAGGATCACTCGTATTCTGAAAAGCCTTGGCGAGCTGGGATATGAAAGTTTTAAATCTCCTCTTGTGAAATTTATCCTTCATGAGGCTCTGGTGGAAAATACTATTCCCAATATTAAACAGAGCGCACTGGAGTATTTCGTGTACACAATTAGAGacagaagggagaggagaaagctCCTACGGTTTGCCCAGAAACATTACACGCCCTCGGAGAATTTTATCTGGGGACCCCCGAGGAAGGCACAGCCCGAGGGCAGCAAAGCCCAGAAGCCCCCCAGCCCGCCCACCGCTGGGCAGCAAGGCCAGACGTCTATGCACAAAAAACCCAAAGAGTCCAAAAACGCCTCCTCAGCCGCGCAGGGAGTCAGCAAAGCAGCCGAAGACAAAAAAGTGGCCTCTAAGGAGGCAGCCGAAGAGACGGACAAGCCCAGGGCGGAGCCAGGCAGCGAGGCCGCCCAGCCCGGAGAGTCAGAGCAGGACGGGGCTGCGGACGATTCCAGTCCTCGGGCAGAACAGACGGTTACTCACCCCGAGGAGCAAAAGGAGAACGCGTCTCCCCCTGAGAAGGATGAGGCGGCTGACAGCCGGAGCCAGGACGGTGGGAGTCCGGGCGATGCGGGTGCCCATGACGCCGCCCCGTTGCCGTGA